From the genome of Chlorocebus sabaeus isolate Y175 chromosome 2, mChlSab1.0.hap1, whole genome shotgun sequence, one region includes:
- the KRTAP22-2 gene encoding keratin-associated protein 22-2: MCYYHNYYGSLDYGCSYGSEYGDSGYACNFPSSYGRFLLAPTKKFQLPVTLSHFLVMH, encoded by the coding sequence ATGTGCTACTACCACAACTATTATGGTAGCCTGGACTATGGCTGCAGCTATGGCTCTGAATATGGTGACTCTGGTTATGCCTGCAACTTTCCAAGCTCCTATGGAAGGTTCCTACTGGCTCCTACAAAGAAATTCCAATTGCCAGTCACTTTGAGTCATTTTCTTGTAATGCACTAA